In the Hordeum vulgare subsp. vulgare chromosome 7H, MorexV3_pseudomolecules_assembly, whole genome shotgun sequence genome, one interval contains:
- the LOC123410588 gene encoding protein NUCLEAR FUSION DEFECTIVE 4-like: MPGAVKAGSRPPWLGLGAAVWLQASAGTSSAFALYSHALKVALGADQSSVALLGVACNVGDSLGLLPGVVCNKLHPALLLLVAAASGFLGYGVAWLAVSGVAPALPYWLIWIALCMGSNSGAWMSTAALVTNMRNFPLSRGAVAGILKGYSGLSAAVYTAIYTGALHGSAANLLLFLTLGVSIVCLLAMYFVRPCEPSLVENSSERVHFLFVQINSALLGVYLVVATTLDRFLTLTTALNYSLIAIMVILILAPFAIPVKMTLFRSIPRKGTSAGDNDHTEPFLLPSSSEPNFGKIEDEDPADIDLLLAEGEGAVKQKRRRPKRGEDFRFREALLKADFWLLFAVFFIGVGSGVTVLNNLAQVGTAAGVVGTTISVSLFSLGNFFGRLGGGAVSDYFVRSRTLPRTVLITCTQVVMIINYLVFALGLKATLYISVAILGICYGVHFSVMVSTSSELFGLKQFGKIYNFILLANPLGALVFSSLAGYVYDHEAAKQHSVAAVAGSDHVTVCYGPSCFRLTFFVLSGMACLGTFLSVILTVRIRPVYQMLYGGGPSNQPRSSAH, translated from the exons ATGCCGGGCGCGGTGAAGGCCGGGAGCAGGCCGCCGTGGCTGGGCCTCGGGGCGGCGGTGTGGCTGCAGGCGTCGGCGGGGACCAGCTCCGCCTTCGCGCTCTACTCGCACGCGCTCAAGGTGGCGCTCGGCGCCGACCAGAGCAGCGTCGCGCTGCTCGGGGTCGCCTGCAACGTCGGGGACAGCCTCGGCCTCCTCCCCGGCGTCGTCTGCAACAAGCTCCACCCGGCCCTGCTCCTgctcgtcgccgccgcctccggGTTCCTCGGCTACGGCGTCGCCTGGCTCGCCGTCTCCGGCGTCGCCCCGGCGCTGCCCTACTGGCTG ATATGGATCGCATTATGCATGGGCTCAAACAGCGGTGCGTGGATGTCGACCGCCGCTTTAGTGACCAATATGAGGAACTTCCCACTCAGCAGAGGGGCTGTTGCCGGCATCCTCAAGGGCTACTCTGGTCTAAGTGCAGCTGTATACACTGCCATTTACACCGGCGCGCTTCACGGCTCAGCTGCAAACCTCTTGCTTTTTCTCACCCTGGGAGTTTCCATCGTTTGCCTTCTCGCGATGTACTTTGTGAGGCCTTGTGAGCCTTCTCTGGTGGAGAATTCCTCGGAGCGAGTTCACTTCCTGTTTGTACAAATCAACAGTGCTCTTCTTGGGGTTTATCTCGTGGTGGCTACGACGTTGGATCGTTTTCTGACTCTCACCACTGCTTTGAACTATTCCTTGATTGCTATTATGGTCATTCTCATCCTTGCACCATTTGCGATACCCGTGAAGATGACATTGTTTCGGAGCATCCCGAGGAAAGGCACTTCTGCTGGTGACAATGATCACACAGAACCATTTCTTCTGCCTTCTTCGTCTGAACCAAACTTCGGcaaaattgaagatgaggatcctgcagATATtgatcttctcctggctgagggtGAAGGGGCTGTGAAGCAGAAGAGACGAAGACCAAAAAGGGGGGAGGACTTCAGGTTCCGTGAAGCTCTGCTTAAGGCAGATTTCTGGTTGCTCTTTGCAGTGTTCTTTATAGGTGTTGGATCTGGAGTCACCGTTCTTAACAATCTAGCACAAGTTGGAACTGCAGCAGGTGTTGTTGGCACAACTATATCGGTCTCTCTCTTCAGTTTGGGCAACTTCTTTGGCCGCTTAGGAGGTGGTGCTGTTTCTGATTATTTTGTCAG GTCAAGGACACTTCCACGGACAGTACTGATCACATGCACCCAAGTGGTGATGATAATCAACTACCTAGTCTTCGCTCTGGGTCTCAAAGCCACGCTCTACATCTCCGTTGCCATACTCGGCATCTGCTATGGTGTCCATTTCTCGGTGATGGTGTCGACGTCATCGGAGCTGTTTGGGCTAAAGCAGTTTGGCAAGATCTACAACTTCATCTTGCTGGCGAACCCGCTTGGCGCGCTCGTATTCAGCAGCCTGGCCGGGTATGTCTACGATCATGAAGCGGCAAAACAGCACAGCGTCGCAGCAGTGGCGGGCTCTGACCATGTCACGGTGTGCTACGGCCCCAGCTGTTTCAGGCTCACGTTCTTTGTGCTGTCAGGCATGGCATGCTTGGGAACGTTTCTGAGCGTGATCCTGACCGTTAGGATTCGTCCGGTGTATCAGATGCTCTATGGAGGTGGACCCTCGAACCAGCCCAGGAGCTCTGCACATTGA